The region AGTATATAGCTACATTTATTCACCTATGAATTCCCTGTCGATCACCTACCGTCGCTAGTTGAAGTCTACACACCCACTGCAGTCTTgacattttgctgccttaaaattaAATATAAAAATGGAATTAGATTTTTTACCCATCGATCCACACAATGtactccacattttcaaagtgatTGCCAATTACTAAGAAATACAAAATGAGTAGACATTGACTGCAAATGTCTTCACACCCCTGACTTAATACTTGGTGGAAGTACATTTTAAGCCATTATAGCTGTGAATAACTGACTCCACCAACCTTGCACAACTCTTACggtaacatacagtgcattcggaaagtattcagaccccttgactttttccactgtGTTACATTACAGCGTATCCTAAAAtcgattaaataaaaacatttcctcaatatacacacaataccccataatgacaaagcaaaaacaggttgttagaaattagatttaagaaaaaaaaaaaagtgtaataaattaagtattcagaccctttgctatgagactcaattgagctcaggtgcatcttgtttccattgatcatccttgatgtttctacaacttggagtccacctgtggtaaattcaattgattggacatgatttggaaaaacaCACAGCTGTCGATataaatgtcccacagttgacagtgcatgtcagagcaaaaaccaagccatcaaattgaaggaattgtccatagagctccaagacaggattgtgccggggcacagatctagggaagggtatcAAAGAATGTTTGCtgcatttaaggtccccaagaacagtggtctccatcattcttatatTGAATTAGTTTgcaaccatcaagactcttcctagagctggctgcccagccaaactgagcaattgggggagtgACCCGATGGTCACATCGACAGATCTCCAGATCTCTGTGGAGaaaggagaaccttccagaatgacaaccatctctgcagcactccaccaatcaggtctttatggtagtggccagacgggccactcttcagtaaaaggcacatgacagcccgattGGAGTTTGtcaagacacctaaaggactctcaaaccatgagaaacaagattctctggtctgatgaaaccaagattgaactctttggcctgaaggccaagcgtcacgtctggagaacACTCTAGGGATGGTCCCAGGTTAAGCATGGTGGtcgcagcatcatgctgtggggatgtttttcagcagcagggagactagtcaggattgagggaaagatgacgGAGCAAAGTagagtgatccttgatgaaatcttgctccagagcgctcaggacctcagaccggggcgaaggttcaccttcaacaggacaatgactatGCAAACAGCCAAGATAAAGCAGGAGTGGTTTTGGGACAAGTCAatgaccttgagtggcccagccagagcccagactcgaacccgatcgaacatctccggagagacctgaaaatagctgtgcagcaacgctccccatccaacctgacagagcttgagaggatctgcagagaaaaaaaatgggagaaactccccaaatacaggtttgccaagcttgtagcgtcatacccaagaagacccgaggttgtaatcgctgccaaaggtgcttcaacaaagtacttagtaaagtgtttgaatacttatgtaaatgtgattttaatacatttgccaaaatttCAAAATCtgatttttgctttgtcattatgggttattgtgtgtagattgagtgggaaaaaacgatttaatgcattttagaacaaggctggaacgtaacaaactggaaaaagtcaaggggtctgaatactttccaaatgcacagtatatccattgtttttgtcaaTTGTTCAAGCTCAGTAAATTTGGTTGAGAATCGTTGGCGTTTtttaagcagatttaagtcacATGGAGACTGGACCATTAAAGAACACTCAACACCACTTGCAAAGCCATTCTGGTGTCTTTGGAATAAAAATTTGGGTAATTATGCCGtggaaaatgtttattctatACCAGGATTTTCAGAAGACTGAGGCAGGTTTTCCCTCTAACTTTTTACCTggactttgctcctttcatatttattacaatttgtacaaactccccagtccctgctggtgaCAAACATACCCATATTCATGGGTGCTCCCAGGatagaaaataaaacaaatccaCTAAATTAGATTACTCCTTCAAGTAGGGATTTATTACTCCTGTATGAGTGGACAAAAATACTCCTAAGCCACCCACCCCCATATGGCTATGACCATAAGTTGATGCTAGCACCACTCTACATTACTGGCCTGAATAACAAAGGGAAAGGAAGCCTGTTAAACACACTAAATTCATCAATTCAGTTTGCAACAAGGACATTAAGTAATACTTAGTGGTGAAAAAGTATCAAGTTGTTATACttgagtaaagataccttaatagaaaattgataagtgtgtgaattggacaattgtGCTGTCTTGCTAAGCATTTGAAATgcacaagtacttttgggtgtcagggaaaatgtacaaaaaaaatgacattttctttaggtagtcaaaaatataaataataaagtacagataccaaacAAAACTACTTAAGAAGTACTTTAacatatttttacttaagtactttacaccactggtaatACTGCAAGACATTACCTGTATGGTCTAAATTAAAAACTACAGGTTTTGGTCATATCCAAATACAACACAGTGAAACCCTCTGTATTTAAGTATTGTGGTAgaagcatcatgttatgggtatgcttgtcatcggtagggactggggagtttgtaTCAAAATAAATGTGAAAGGAGCAAAGCCCAGGTAAAAAAGTTAAACAAAAAAACCCACCTGAGTCTTCTGAAAACCTAACCCTGGGATAGTTTTATTTTTCAGCAAGATATTAACAACATTTTTATACCAAAGACACACCAAAATGGCTTTCCATGAGGTGTTTACTTTTTCTGAGTGGTCTTAGTCTATCCTCACTTAAATTTGCTTGAAAATCAGAGACAAGGTTTGAATATTGCATCCATCAATGATTCCCAaccaaatttacatttacattttaccaACCTTGAGCAATTTTGACCAGAACAAATGGACATATGTTGCCCTAAGAGTTGTGAAGAGTTGGAAGAATAATATTCTaaatgattcacagctgtaatgtcTGCCAAAGGTGTTCCCACCAAGTATTAACTATGGGGTATGAAGACATATGTAATCAAGACATATTCGCTTTTGATATTAATTTATAACATATTTTTAACTTTCTCATTTTGAATATGGGGAGTAGGTTGTGTAGTTCTGTAGGAAAGAAATCTAATGTAATCCCTTTTTAGATGtaattttaaggcagcaaaatgcAAAGACTGTGCAAGGGGTATGTCCACTCATGAGGCACTGTATGTATGAAGTCCCTGTCAATCGTCAATGGACGTGTTTATGTCCATGTTTAGAGTATTGCTGCAAAATATATTTCCCCTCTGGGACAATTAAGTTGAGACTAGGGAAAACAAGTAGGAAGAGGGGGAGCAAAGGTAGGTTTGTTCTGTACTGTCCACTTCTCAATGAGACAGCAGCCTGGCCCAACACTTCTCAATGAGACAGCAGCCTGGCCCAACACTTCTCAATGAGACAGCAGCCTGGCCCAACACTTCTCAATGAGACAGCAGCCTGGCCCAACACTTCTCAATGAGACAGCAGCCTGGCCCAACACTCTTCTCTCCTAACCATTCTTTGTGACTGAACACACTTTTCCATTCCTCTCTGTACAGATCTACAATGGCAGCTGTGACACACTGACGCTACACTCTAGCCTTGGTTTAGCAAGACAAGTTGGAAAAGCAGAAACAAACACTCCCCAACCAAGCAAAGGGTTAAAGTTAAGTTATGACAGTTGGGTGGGTATAAGTAGAACCCACATCACCACAGTGAATAATACAAACTAAAACACATATTTCAGAAGATGTCTGTAAACGTTTTAATGAGTTCTGTTGGGGACAGGGGTAGAGAAGCAGGGAGGGATTTTAAGTCATTGTTCATCAAGGCCCAATGGACAATAAAGAGTCCCATTGTAATCTGTTTCCTCCAATGTCCACCACTATTCTGCTGCTCACATGTGCAGTGAAGAGCACAGGCAGAGTGAGTGGGTGACTGCGTATCCATTGGTGGTTAAGAGCACACACATTTTCAGTGAGCTGCAGTAGGGTTGTTCAGTtcgtttacattttagtcatttagccgacgctcttatccagagcaacttacagaagcaattaggtttaagtgccttgctcaagggtacagacagatttttcacctagtcgactcagggatttgaaccagcaacctttcagttactggcccaacactcttaactgctaggttacctgccgccatAGCCTGTTCAGTGGTTAATGCGACACAAATCTTTCCATTCAGTGATGCACGTGTGTGATGTCACTAGAAGCGGCAGGGCTATGGCAGGTGGGACAGAGGATGTGATTGGGCATTGCTGTAGTGACAAGTGGGCGGGACTTCCTGTGTAGGCAGGGGCGGCACAGGAAGTGACCACAGGGCAGGCGATATGCTGATGGAGAGGTCGAGTAGACTGATAGAGAGCAGGaacaggaaccacacctgttctcacctgggagagagagaaagggaagtggggagagaagagggggaaagagagaaataggAAAAGCTAGAGGGTGAGAAAGAGgatgaaggagagaaagagaatgcaTGTATTGAGCAGTATGTACACCTTGAATGAGTGTTCACAGTTTGTATTTTATACTCCCTGACTGACCACTTAATACTCCAACAACAAACACTATTTTAAAAAGGCTCTATCAACAAACTACATTAATTACAGCAATGGGAAGGAAGTTTGTATGGCGAGTCGAGGAGGATGAAGTATAAAGACAGATGTTAACCTATCTCTGCAAACCTGGGGTCACTGTTGGTAATGgcagaccctggccgtgaccccactctctgagggcttctcagggagagtgggctatgcaaaaaacacatttccaattcacacatgcgTATTAACAAACACTTGTGCATGAGTGAAACAGgaaaaataatcacccaccaAACTCTTATTGCACTGTAGGTGAACATAATAACGACTAGAAAATAGTTGGTACAGTGTAATGAGGCTGAACGTCCTTGGACCGCCTCTGACAAAGTGTTTTTCTCCCGGATACCTAGGCAACGTCGCACTACTTTACCATCTAACTTGTTCAACCAATGACTAGTCAACTCAAGAACTTCCCCGTCATGCATTCATAATCCAAGGAAGGGTTCAAACAGAGCCGCGAGAGGCTCTTCCTACCTGTTGGGGTGTCagcaggtgtgtctgtgtgtttgtgctggAGCTGGGGGGTTTGGGAGGGGTAGGAGGTAAAGGAGGGTCGACCCTGCAGGGCTGAGAGAAGGGCCTGGTCTAGACTGGCAGACAAACGCTGTTCTTGGTCTAGACTGGTAGACAAACGCTGTTCATAGTCTAGACTGGCAGACAAGCGCTGTTCATGGGAGCTACTGCTAGGAACTGTGGCTGGAACAAGAGGAATAACACAAAAACACTCGTAAGTGACACACATTCAAACACTTGACACAGCCAACCCTAAACAATGGCCTTTTGACTAAACGGCAGAATGCAATGTTTTTGTTCTCACACTTTTCGCATTTACCACTCACCTGAGGAGATAGTGGGGTTTGCATCTGTTCTTGGTCTTTTCAAGTCAGGAAGTAGCTCCTTGGAGTGACCAGCACTAGCAGAGGCTGCTTTGGGTCCGGTGGGCTCACCCTTTCCCTTAGAACGGATCAGAGTGGCCCAAACCtcaagctctctctttctccttgtccCCAAGTCTGGCCCTCCCTCCTGGGAACTCACTCTATCCAATGCCCCTTCTTTAGGGCCAACTTTACCAGCGCACCGATCCTTCCCATTCCCATTCTTCGCCCTGTTGTTAAAAGTCCCAGTCCCCCTGTACTGCGTAAGCTGGCTCCTCTGTGTAATAACACTTTCTGCCCCTTTTTGGTTAGTCTGTGTGCGAGTCCCACTGTTTCGGTGGTGGTTGGCTGACTctacagcagcagcagtggtaacAGCGGAGTCCCTactctctccagtcctctgtgGAGGTATGAGTCTGGAGGGCTGTGGACTCTCCCCATGGCCCTGCCTCCCAACCGCTCCatccctgacctctaaccctgtctggaGCAAGAAGCGGTCGATGCGGCTCTTCAGGTGGGGGTTGGGGAGGGCCTGTGACTCAGGGACGAAGGGGACACCGGTGAAGGGGTCGTTGGGGACACGACCCCAGGTAGCCTCCCTCCTCTGGTACTCCTCCAGAGTAGAGCTGTCCACAGACACTCCACTGGGCAGCAGCATGGGCAACAACATCACTTCCTGGGTCAGCGGGTCCAGGAACTCCTCAGGTACTTGCAGGAGGCTGGGGGTCAGAGAATAGAAAAGAGGAGAAAAATACATTAATATCCTCCCACAGATGACAGTTTTGCCTTTGGCTTTGTGAAAAGAGTTGCAATTCATCTGCCTCATACATTGTGTTGAAAGCAGTCATTGTTTTATACACATTGTACCTAGTTGCTGTTGTCGTCTGTGACAGTCCCGGGGGTTGATTGACAGGTGAAGGCTGAGCTGATGCCAAGTGGCTGAGCCGTGGCACTGGTCTCAGGCTAGCGTTCTCATGAGTTAtcctcactctctccacctcGTCCGGAGGGCAGCAGCGAGAAGGCAGCCCCCACACTGCCAGTGCCTTGAGCCCCATCGCGGAGGCACCCGCACCGTACGGCACTGTCACACGGAGCTGCTTCACAGAGCCTAGTGAGAGCGGGCCCCTGCTCCACAGCTCCTCTTGTCTACACCCCTCACGGGGTGCCGGGggcagggaggagaagggagggcgCGGGCGGAAACAGGGATGGGAGAAACTGACGTGGGTCTCTTCTGTTAGTTCACAGCGTCCGACCAGGTGAAAAGCCCCCTGGCTGGTGTCTGTGTGGCTGTGCGTTTGGCCACGTTGGGTCCATTGCTGGCTCTTCTCCTGGCCTTGTAGACTATATTGTTGGGCCTGGAGGCTCCATTGGTGGCCTTTGAACTGGGCCTTAGCTTGGTCCCATTGCTGGCCCTTCTCTTGGCCTTGCTGGGCCTGGGTTTGGCCCTGCTCTAAGCTGTGATTGTGGGGGAGTGGGGGGTCAGAGCTGGTGCTGATCTCCAGCCTCTTGCAGGCCTGTCCTCGGTCCATGCCCCAGGGCCACAGCTCCACATCCACCCGACACACTTCCACCTGGAAGCCAAACTGCAGTGTCACCTAGAGTCAGACAAAGGTAGATTAGACAGATATACCCACCATGACCACTTCTCTAGAAAGAGATGAAGAAGAATAGGACAGTGATGTCATAATACACATCTCTAAATATTCTACAGCGTCAGCTCACCTGAACAGGCGGCCGCAGGAAGTACTCCAGCTTAAAACCCCGCCTCCGGACTGCTGGGTCGGCCGATAGGAGGTTGGTGACGTCGTACCCATCTGCACATAgctagatgagggagggagggaaaagaatAGGGGCAGAGTGAGGAACGTGAGAGGGAAGgaattggaggagagggaggtagggtTGAGGAAGaagtatttggtattttattaggatccccattagctgttgcgaaagccgcagctactcttcctgggttgcACACAAAACATTAAACATGACATGAAtgcagaacattaatagacaataATAGCTCaagaacagaactacatacatttaaaagcAGTGAAGTGATGAGGGGAAGGAGTGAAGGAAGAGGCGACGGAAAGAGCAaataggagaggtggagagtgaaAGGAAAGAGGTAAAGAGGGTGAAAAAGTGGAAGACTTATTCCCAGAAGAAGAATAACACCTAGCGAAGTGAGTATCAGACAACCCATAATATAAAGACCGGAACATAGCAAGGTCATCTGTGATTCAACCTCCCACACAGCACCttgctcctctccttctcctctgccaCCTCCATCCTTCAACCCTTTTCTCCTCTTCTCATTCAAGCACACatctctcaccctttctcctccccctctccataaAACCCAGAGGACAGAAAATGACCACAGTAGGTGAGAAGGACAGGGGGGGTGGCGAGACAAAGGGAAGATTGGCTTTGTGTTGTAGtccggaggaggaagaggtagagtATGGAGTAGAGGAAGTGGTAGAgtatggaggagaggaagtggtagagtatggaggagaggaagtggtagAGTATGGAGAAGAGGAAGTGGTAGAGTATGGAGAAGAGGTAGAGTATGGAGAAGAGGATCTACATTTTTCCAATAAGAA is a window of Oncorhynchus keta strain PuntledgeMale-10-30-2019 chromosome 25, Oket_V2, whole genome shotgun sequence DNA encoding:
- the ubox5 gene encoding RING finger protein 37, with translation MVVNLCLPHFKTTIQCDKLCADGYDVTNLLSADPAVRRRGFKLEYFLRPPVQVTLQFGFQVEVCRVDVELWPWGMDRGQACKRLEISTSSDPPLPHNHSLEQGQTQAQQGQEKGQQWDQAKAQFKGHQWSLQAQQYSLQGQEKSQQWTQRGQTHSHTDTSQGAFHLVGRCELTEETHVSFSHPCFRPRPPFSSLPPAPREGCRQEELWSRGPLSLGSVKQLRVTVPYGAGASAMGLKALAVWGLPSRCCPPDEVERVRITHENASLRPVPRLSHLASAQPSPVNQPPGLSQTTTATSLLQVPEEFLDPLTQEVMLLPMLLPSGVSVDSSTLEEYQRREATWGRVPNDPFTGVPFVPESQALPNPHLKSRIDRFLLQTGLEVRDGAVGRQGHGESPQPSRLIPPQRTGESRDSAVTTAAAVESANHHRNSGTRTQTNQKGAESVITQRSQLTQYRGTGTFNNRAKNGNGKDRCAGKVGPKEGALDRVSSQEGGPDLGTRRKRELEVWATLIRSKGKGEPTGPKAASASAGHSKELLPDLKRPRTDANPTISSATVPSSSSHEQRLSASLDYEQRLSTSLDQEQRLSASLDQALLSALQGRPSFTSYPSQTPQLQHKHTDTPADTPTAFPISLFPPLLSPLPFLSLPGENRCGSCSCSLSVYSTSPSAYRLPCGHFLCRPCLHRKSRPLVTTAMPNHILCPTCHSPAASSDITHVHH